CCCCTGCGCCGGGGCGGTGTCGCCGGGCACGATACTGACCGCCGTGACGACATAGGCGCGTTCGATGCCTGCCGGCCCCAGAGTAATGTACAGCGGCTGACCGTCGGTGTGCCGCACACAAATCCACGGCGACGGTTTGTCGGGATCGGCAATCGATTTCGCCGACGTGGACGCACCCGGCGGGCAGTCCGCCGACGCGGTAAACGGAAGCGGACGATCCGCGCTGTCACCAGGTGTGGGCGCCGGCGCGGCCGCCAGTGTGGGCACCGAACTGGATTTGACCGGATGCGGGTGCGGCGGTGGGTGATCCTCGGGCCCTGAGAGCATCACACCCAGCGTCGTCACCGCCGCCGCGAGCCCCACCACGGCGGCGAACGCGCCCAGCACGACCGGGTTATACCGTCGCGGCCGCGGCGGCTCGCCAGCCGAATCACCTTGCGCGTGGCCGCTTTCCCCGCCGCCCGGTGCGTCATCGGCGCCGGTGCCGGCATCCAGATCCACCGCCGCCGCGTCGGCGCAATGATCATTCGTGTCCGCCGCGACATCGCCGCCGCTGGACTCGGGCGGCTCGTCCTCGCCTTCCTCGACGCGGCGATCACCCGCTACCTCGCTGTCGTCGGCCGCGTCGTCGACGTCGTTATCGTCATCTGAATCAGTGTCGAGATCGACCCCGATCTGGCGCAGCCACTGCTGATCAGATACCGCGCTCACGGCCGGCGCCGCCCCGAACGCGGCGCACCCACCCGACGCGCAACAACCTTGCGCCGGTGGTGATACGACGCCGGCAACCGCTCTACACGCGGCAGTGCCTGCGCCGACACCCTCACATAACCGTCGTCGCGCTCACTGAGCAGACCGGTGTCCTCACCGCGCACCACATACATCCGCTCGCGATGAGCAATCACCGGCGGCAGCCCCGCCACCGCAGGCGCCGCCGGCGGGAGCGCAGCGACCGGCTCGCCCCACCGCTGCGGCACGCCGTCCTCGGCGGCGGCCCGACGCGCCCGACGCACTTGCACCAGCTTGGCCGCAACCCACACGCACCCTGCCGCAAGCAGCAACGGTGCAACCCGGATGATCAATTCGGTGATGGCCCAGGCGATCACGACGACGACGGCACCAACCAGGCCGAACATCGCCACAAGCCCTTTCATGACGGATTCCCCTTCCTGGTCTGGCACCCACCACATCCGATAGGCGCCTATACACGCAACCGTAAGCGGCAATAGGCAATCTTGTCCACATGGTTGGACGACAATGGTTGAATATAGGTAGCTTGGTGGGCGTGAATGCACCAGTCGACGGGCCAGCCCGGCTCGACTACCACATCTCCGAACGCCTCGCGGTCCTGCACATGACCCGAGCCGAACTGGCCCGCCGCGGCGGGCCCAACCGTTCCACCCTGCACAAGTCCAGCAGCGGATCTCGCAGCATGTCCGTGGCCACCCTGGCCCGCCTCGATGAAGCCCTCGGATGGGCCCACGGCTCCTCAAGAGCCATCCTCGACGGCGGAGTCCCCGTCACACCGCCGCCCCAAGACATCCACGTGCGCACCGTGCTGCACGCCGTCGAAGGCCTCGTCGGCGAATGCCACGCAATCTTGACCGACGCACGCCAGCTGCTCACCGAGCTATTGGCCACCGCCGAAACCACCGAGCATGCCCGCTGACGTCTTCGACGGACAACGCCGGGCCTGGATCGCCGCCCACGCCGGCATATTCGTGTTCCAAAAACGCCGCGCCGAACTGCTCGCCAAAAAGATCCGCGCCCAAACTCGCAGCCACGTCGGCGCCCGGCCCGACCCACACGACGACACCGTCGCCCCGCCGCTGCCGCTGCGCTCCACCACCACCCCCAGCGGCTCCCTCGAGGCCACCCTCGTCCTCGGCTGTGCCGCCATCGCCCCACTGGGCTGGCCCCTGGGCAAGCTCGCCTACCTACTTATCGTCAACCTCATCCCCGACCGGCTGCGCGCCTACCCCATACCGGCCCTCATCTGGGGATCTGCGGCCGCCGCACTACCGCTACCGTTCTACGACCCCTCCCAGAGCCTGTGGGGCGAGTTGATCGCACCGTGGCTGCTCGCCCAACCGTCGGCAACCCTGGCCACCGCAGCCCTCTACGGCATTCTCGAAGGCTGGCTCGCCATCGAAGGATCCAGCGACTGGTGGCCATTGACACCCGAAGCCATCGACGTCGACGACGACCTCATTCTCGGCCCCACACTGCCCATGACCACCGTCCTAGACCCACCACCGCAACCCAGCCCGACCCGGCGCATCCCACCATCCCTACACGCCCGGCGCCGCACCCCACCCCCCATCCGCTGGGCACCGATCCTCATCGGCACAGCCATCCTCGCCACCCTTGCCAGCTGGTGCGCGATCTGCGCAATCAACACGCTGCTAGGCCCCAGCGACCAGCACTTCGACCCGGTCACCGCGCAGACATGCGCACTCAAAACCACTGCCTGTAACGGCGACCCGGCCCTCACCCGCACTCCTCACCGGGACCGCTAGCGGGATCAGATCAACTCCGCTTGTCTTCCCGCCGCGCGCATCTCGTGCCTGAAAACCCGATGAGCCAAGCTGTTTTCGCGACTCTGACATCTCGCGCGCCTGGAGGAACAAAGCCGACAACTGATCACCACCGAGCCGAGAAATCGCGTCCCGTAAAAATTCAGATCGTAGTGTCTGGTGGACAACTGCGCGGGCCGAGAAGAACTCAGCCCAACCACGCCCCACTGCCCGTTGGGAGAGCGCGGCGATTTGCGCGTACGAGTCGATGGTTGCAGCTACGCCGGCGCGCGACCGTGTGCGGCCAGTTGTTCGCTGCAGTGAGTTCGTCCACCTCGACCACGCCCAACGCTCACCGAGCTTTTTTGAGCCGACGCTGAACAGCTTGGTCAAAGATGTCGAGGAATTCACTCCAATCCGGAATGAGGACGCGCTCGCCCGCGGTGCCGCGTTGCAGCAGCTGGGCTTCTTCGCGATTTTGCGGAAGTAGCTCTTGCCAGCCGATCGACTGCCCGAATTGAGAGGACTGGCTTCGGCTTCCGCCGGTGTACTCGTAGGTTTCGGTGCGACGTGTCGTTTCCCCCAGCCAGTGCGAGGCCTGCTCGAGCAGGTGGCGTTCGTGTGCCCCGTACATGATGAGCGTGCCGGGGAACATGTCGCGCAGCGCCTCAGCGCATTTTGCGCCGTACACCACGTCGAAATGCGACGACGCCTGCACCGTGGCCAGGATGTTGACACCTAGCCCTGCGGACTCGCCGACGTAGGTCAACAGGTCGGGCAGCGGGCAGGCGTTGCACACCTCGTCGAGCTCGAGCAGCAGCCGATGAGTCAGCTGGTGATTGGCCGTCTTGCGTCGGAAGTGGCGGATGATCGAGTCGATCAGAGCTACCGCGGCGCCAGCGACCGAGCCGGTGTTCGGGGCGATCACAAAAAGCGTGGCGTCGGGCTCATCAAGCATGCGGACGTCAAATGACTCCATACTGATGCGATCGACCGCACTCAAGTAAGGTGCTCCCTCGTCGACGCTCAAACCCAACCGCAGCCACGGTGTTACAGCCTTGGACACCGTGATCTTGATGCTGTCACGCAGCCGCGAGTCCATCCCGGCGATCACGGCATACAGCGGGGCCGTAAGTTTCGGTTGCTCGCAAAGTCCGTAGGCGGTCAGCCACGACGGACGACCCAGCTCGGGGATAGGTTGGTCACCCTCGCTCTCGCCCGACCCGTCGTCGATACCGAAATCTTGCACGGCATCAAGTACCCAGGGCATTCCCAAGCAGTTGCCCAACGGGCTGGCCGCGTAAAGCAGACACGCCAACGGCGGCGCAGCCTGAGATTCCCAAAGTCCGCCCGCGGCAACAGCGTTACCACCAGCTCCACTAAAGCCCACGCCCGAGGTCGCCAGCATGGTCTCAGCCACCGTCAATGCTTCATGGGCGCTCGTGATCGTGCGGGTCGGGTCAGTGACCATACGCCTAACCCCCGCGGGCCAGACCTCGGTGTGCTCAGGGCGCAGATCGATCACGCCCGTGATCCCCAGGTTACGCCGCGTCAAAACAAGCTCTGCCAGGTCGGGTTTCGACGACACCAAGACTTCGGGCCCCGGATGCACGAGCGCCGCCGGCGCCAAAATTCTGCGTGTCTTGCCCGTACGTGTCGGCGCGCTCACCAGGATATGCGGTGGTGTCGCCGCGCGCACGGCAACGTTGTCGCGATTGTAGGTGAGTCCGCAGTACGGGCTGTACGGTCCGTTGGCCACCACGCCATCATCGGCGTGAGCGGAACCAAACGTCTACCAAAGCAGCAACATTCGGCATCGCCAGACGTGTGATACTGGGCCGCAGCCCACTGGATTAGACCGCTGCTGAGTGCAGCCCCGTCGCGAGGATCCGGTTCACCGTGGTGTGGTGCAGCTTGAGTTCGTCGGAGATCTCGCCGGGCCGTTGCCCGTCAGCGTGGCGGCGCAGAACAGCGTCGATGACTTCTGCGGGCTGCTTGGTTCGTTTGGACGCCATGACCGTGCGTACTGCGCGGGCATGGCGCTCTTGGGCGGGCACAACGGCATCCGATCTGGGAATCGATAGCAGCTTTTGCGCCGCCTCAACGGGCACCATATCGCCATCACCGTCACCTGCTGATGCATGACCCAGCAGCACATCTGTCTCCGACAACCACCTCTCGACCGTCTCGTCAAGGGCTGACGGTACCTGCGCGAGGCTATGCTGCAGACGGGCCAGCGCCACCAGCGCGACGGTAGCCTGGGCGGTCGTGACGTCAATAATCAATGGCCACAACCAGGCCAGGCTCGGACGGATACCGCATCGAATGGCCAAACTGCACAACGCATCAAAGGACAGGCGAAACGCACCCACACCCAGTAACAGCGTCATGATGAGCGCCACCCAAAAGGTCAGGGTCGGGCGGCGATGCACCTTAATCAGCAGCGAGAGTCCCTCCGTGGAACCCAGCAACACCAGAGGAGGGGCAGTTGCCACCGCGGCCGCCAGCGCCGGTGCGACGTGGTCGGCCTCCACGATCGCGTGCAACGCGTTGCCGGCAATCGAGGCCGCGCTTGCTCCTATCAACACCACCCAGAAGAAACGCACTGCGCGACGATGCGTTTGCCGATCGGTGTCGCTAAGAACGTCACGAACGCTGTCGCTGGCCATACCGCAATCGTGCACTCCCGCCCCGATATCCGTCTACCAAGACCAGCCACATTGGGGTGATCGCTCACCGCAAATACGCGTCCTCGTTGCGAAATGTCACGGGCCTCAGCGTGGTACGAAAGCGCTGTGTTTTCACGGTGATTCGCTCGTCACGTTGTTCGATGCGGATATCGGCGGCAGCACTGGCGGGCACATCGCCGACCGTGATGGATGTGCGCGCAGCTGGGTAGTTGTTGACGCGGCCGTTGTGTATCACCATCGTCGGAGGCCGAGGTGGTTGGGCTGTCATGTCGCGCGTCGTCCAGATCCGTGGGGACGCCGACGTCATTGTCCAACGCCCCGTGGGGTCGTACACGGCGACCTGTTCGCCTGCTGCGGCAGCCCGCCGTATCAGCCGTTTGATCGTCTGGTCATCATTGGCTTGAATAGCAATTCGGGTGGGGGCCGCGGGATCTGACATCGGCATCAGCAGCATTGCGTCACGCAATTCGCCCAGCAGCACACCCGATGCGCCGGCTACGACTGCTGTGTTGAGTTCGGCAGTGACGGGTGTCGATGGCAAGCTCAGTCGCCTGCGCCCGGGCAGGGTCAACGCCAACGCTTCCCACTGTCTGCCCGCCATCGGGTTCAGCACCAGCCGCGGCGAGCTGGCAAGCGGTTGCACGGTGGTCAGCCGAACCAGTGCGGAAGCCCGCACGCCGGTGGGGGCGCTATGCAACGCGATTACCAACGTTGTGTGATCGCTCTGGTAGGCCCATACGTCGTCGAGTTCGGCAGAGCGCACATCTGCAGCGCTGAAGAAATACGCTGTGACATAGGCTTTCCCGCCGCGCTGCAGATTCGTCCAGCGGTCCTGGTAAGAAGCTGTCGCGTTCTCGGGCCCACCGAGGCTGGCCGTAACCGCTTCGTTCATCTGTTCTGCGGTCAAAAGCCGTGCACGACAATTCGCTTGGCACAGCGCTCTGGTGATGCGCTGGGAAGCAGCTACCGCCGCCCCGATCGTGTCACGCCGCCACAACAGTGCAGGCAGCACTCGGTCGCTGCGCGTGTCGAAGCGGACAACCAGTGTCACGCTGCGTTGCCCGGCCGCCGGCAGACCTCGCAGTGCCGCCTCATACAGCTCGGCATAGTTGTCTCTGGCCGTGCGGCTGCCCTCGCAGACGATGTCGACGTCGACGCTCAATCCGCAGCGCTGCATCTCCTGTGCAATCACGCTGATCGGCACCGTATTAAGCGTTTTGGTGTGATCGGCATGCAACAGGGTGGGGATGTAGGGCTTGCCCAGCACCGAGATCATCGTGCACACGGTGTGCCCGTCGATCACCACCCCTACCTTGTGCTCGCCGACCGTGTGTTCGTTGAGGGTGACGTCGACCGGTTGAAGCGGCCGCAGCTTACGCACCCGACGACGCGTCCAGGACATGACCCGCCACACCCACTGCCACACCGTGCGCCCACGGAAGGTCACCACACAGATCAGCAATGCCAGTGCGGCTCCGGCGGCCACCGCGACCGGCCACGAATCCAGCGTGGTGCTCAGTGCCAGCGCAACCAGGCCAGCGACCATTTCGCCAGTAACCACGGTGCGAGGCGCCACACGGGCCGAAACAAACCGCTGCCTCATATTTGCTCCTTCCGGCGCGAGACCGTCAGGCCCACAGCCAGTCCCATGACGCTGACGGCGGCCACACCGGTGATGGCCATCGCGACCCAGCCCGGACGTGCATCGCGTGGCGGGGTCGGGGCCGGCACCTTCAACTGGCCGCGCTGAATCCCAGGGGCAAACGTGTCTCCCGGCGGCACATCCCAGGTCAGCGCCGCAACTGGATCCACTGTCCCATAACCGACCACGTTGTCACGTCCACCGGCGGGAGGGTGCGCGGTGGCCTCTAACCGGTGGATTACTTGATGCGCAGTCAGGTTGGGAAATTTGGAGCGCACCAAAGCCGCCACTCCCCCAACGAACGCCGAGCTAAACGAGCTACCAGCAATCGGGTGCAGCTTGTCCTCATCGACTGAACCGTTGATCACTTGCCCGCTGGTCGACAGCCCCACGATGTCGGCTCCCGGTGCGGCCAGTCCCACCCACGGGCCGTGCAGCGAGGCGGCGTCGCCGCTGGCGGGAACGCCGGTCGAATCGGTGGCCGATACCGCCAAGACGTAGTCGCTGAACCATGCCGGTATGGCGATGGTTTTCACTGCCGCCCATCCTCGAGTGGGATCCCCCGGTAGTGCGTCCGGGTTTTGCCCATTGCAGCCCTGGGCATGAACATTGCCCGCCGCGGTCACGATGACCACGTCGCGGTCGACCGCGGCATAACGCACCGCGTCGGCCAAAGCGCTTTGGTCCTGCGGCTTGGCTGGCGAAATGCACGACACCACACTGATATTGATCACTTTGACGCCCAGATTGGCCGCGTGCACGATCGCGCGTGCCAACGAATTGATGTCACCGGCGCGGCGAACATCCTCAGGGTTGTCGGACACGCCGGGATCAACCAGGCCGAAGGTTTGTGCGGTCTGGCGTATCGACAGCAGCACCGCATCCGGGGCGATACCAATCAGGCCGTCTGGACCACCGCCGGGCGGGGGTTCTAGCGGCACCGGCCCGCGCCCAGCTCCGAAGGTGGCCGGAGGCGGGGGCATGCCCGCCCAGGACGGCTGGTCCGGCGGTGGCGGCGGTGGCGGTGGTGGCGGGGCTACCGTTTGGGTCACCGTGACCGTGGGCGGCGGAGCTGGCGGTGGAATCGGGCGCGGCGCCGGAGCCCCGGCAGGTGGGGCCGCAGGCACCGCCCAAGCCGGCTTGGGGACCAGGGCGGGCCCAGACGGCGCCGCCCCAATCAGTGAGGCCACCACTGTGCCGTGCCCGTCACAATCCGCCAAACCATCCCCGAACGGGCCCATCACATAGTCCCCGCCAGATACCAAGTGCGGCAACCGAGGTTGTGCAGCCACACCGGTATCGATTACCCCGACAACCACGCCAACGCCGGTGGATTCTTTCCAGGCCTCTGGCATATTCATCAGCTGCAGCGCCGCCGGCAACTCGCGCAAATCGCTGCCGGGCAGCACGCCGGTTGTAGTGCACGCCGCAATCTGGCGCATCGGCTGATCCGGCCCCGGAGCAGGATCGGGCGGGGGCGGCCCAGGGGGCACTACCGGGGGATCAATCGCGCCAGCCACGCCGCCAGATACGGCCACCAGTGCAGCGGCGAGCCCAATAGCGCCCAGCGTGCTCACGGCTTTGATCATGACCCGTGCACCGCGTTTCGCACCACCCACAGCAGGTTCAGCAACCAAATCGCCCATGGCACAACGAAAATCAGGAGAATGTACTCGCAGACCTCGACCCCGCGGTTTACCGGTGCACTGATGCGCGCTTTAGGTACTACCAGCGCCCCAAACAGTCCCAGTGCTCCCAAAATCAGCGCTGCAGCAACGCATACCAGCGTGACAGTAGGCGACGCCGGATTGGGTGCGCTTGCGTATCGACCGATCACAACCGCGAGCGCAACGACTGCGCCCACGACCAGTGTCACCGATTGAGTGCGATCGACAAACGAGCGGGCCCGCAGCAGAAAGATTGCGCAAATCCCCAACGTGAATGCCAAAAACCGCCACCCGCCGCCAGTTTCGGGCATCACCGCATAGCGTGCGGCCACAACTAACACAACAGCCCCGCCGGCCAAGAGCCCCGTCACGATGGCGGTGCCGCGGCGAGCCCACGTCGCGATCTGCTCAACGGTTTCCTCGCCCGGGCGCTCCACCGGCGACACAGTGTTGAGGGCAGCGCCTTCTCGAGTCTCAAACACCCCGCGGTTGGTGACCGAAGGAAACCATGGTCCGGGCACTCCGGCCCCCATGATGCCGATGCTGGTGGCAAACGTCACGAGCACCAGATCCACCACCAAAAAGACCACCGCCAGATGCGCTGGCAGCACTTTCCAACCGCTGGCGTGGATCACGGCCACCGCGCCTCCAGACAACCCGAGCGCAGCCATGCCGGCGAACACGCCCAGATAGCGGCCCGTCAGCATCGTCAATGCCGCCACACCGGCTAACACCGTGGACGTCGCAGCCACCACATGCCAACCCTCGGGCGGTCCCGGCACCGACATCGCCGCGCCTGCACCGGCACAAATCAGCGCCGACCACACCAGGAAGTCCGCTGATCGGCGTCGCTGCTCATCACGCGCCCGCGTCGCGGCCCTCGCCGACACCAAGAACACGGCCGCTAATCCCCACGACACCGCTGCGGGCAGCCACCCATGCTGCCGCCACCACAGCTGCGCCAACATCACCTCGGCCCACGCCACCAGCGCCGCAAACAACCCCCCAGCTACACGACGTGCGACCGACAGATCGACCGTGGCGAACTGTTGGCGCGCTGAACGAGCCAACGCCGTCGACACCTCCTCGACCACCGGTGCGAACCGTTCGGTGGCGTCAGCTGGCAACAAGCACAACAAATCTCCGTCATAGACCCGGCTGTCATCCAGGGACCGCTGCGAATCGAGCGGGGTCGCATCTGCGCGGCACAGTTGATAAGTCAACGTGTCATCAAGAAGTGGGCGCCCGCGATCTTTGAGAATCGCGTTGACCCGCGGGATGAGGTCCTCGATCACCGCAATCAACGCCACCCCTGCGGGCAGC
This genomic interval from Mycobacterium sp. SMC-2 contains the following:
- a CDS encoding DUF2637 domain-containing protein, coding for MASDSVRDVLSDTDRQTHRRAVRFFWVVLIGASAASIAGNALHAIVEADHVAPALAAAVATAPPLVLLGSTEGLSLLIKVHRRPTLTFWVALIMTLLLGVGAFRLSFDALCSLAIRCGIRPSLAWLWPLIIDVTTAQATVALVALARLQHSLAQVPSALDETVERWLSETDVLLGHASAGDGDGDMVPVEAAQKLLSIPRSDAVVPAQERHARAVRTVMASKRTKQPAEVIDAVLRRHADGQRPGEISDELKLHHTTVNRILATGLHSAAV
- the eccD gene encoding type VII secretion integral membrane protein EccD, with the translated sequence MTTANSVQQAPEVPRLCKVHLLVGDDTLIDYVLPAGVALIAVIEDLIPRVNAILKDRGRPLLDDTLTYQLCRADATPLDSQRSLDDSRVYDGDLLCLLPADATERFAPVVEEVSTALARSARQQFATVDLSVARRVAGGLFAALVAWAEVMLAQLWWRQHGWLPAAVSWGLAAVFLVSARAATRARDEQRRRSADFLVWSALICAGAGAAMSVPGPPEGWHVVAATSTVLAGVAALTMLTGRYLGVFAGMAALGLSGGAVAVIHASGWKVLPAHLAVVFLVVDLVLVTFATSIGIMGAGVPGPWFPSVTNRGVFETREGAALNTVSPVERPGEETVEQIATWARRGTAIVTGLLAGGAVVLVVAARYAVMPETGGGWRFLAFTLGICAIFLLRARSFVDRTQSVTLVVGAVVALAVVIGRYASAPNPASPTVTLVCVAAALILGALGLFGALVVPKARISAPVNRGVEVCEYILLIFVVPWAIWLLNLLWVVRNAVHGS
- a CDS encoding S8 family serine peptidase encodes the protein MTQTVAPPPPPPPPPPDQPSWAGMPPPPATFGAGRGPVPLEPPPGGGPDGLIGIAPDAVLLSIRQTAQTFGLVDPGVSDNPEDVRRAGDINSLARAIVHAANLGVKVINISVVSCISPAKPQDQSALADAVRYAAVDRDVVIVTAAGNVHAQGCNGQNPDALPGDPTRGWAAVKTIAIPAWFSDYVLAVSATDSTGVPASGDAASLHGPWVGLAAPGADIVGLSTSGQVINGSVDEDKLHPIAGSSFSSAFVGGVAALVRSKFPNLTAHQVIHRLEATAHPPAGGRDNVVGYGTVDPVAALTWDVPPGDTFAPGIQRGQLKVPAPTPPRDARPGWVAMAITGVAAVSVMGLAVGLTVSRRKEQI
- a CDS encoding type IV secretory system conjugative DNA transfer family protein translates to MANGPYSPYCGLTYNRDNVAVRAATPPHILVSAPTRTGKTRRILAPAALVHPGPEVLVSSKPDLAELVLTRRNLGITGVIDLRPEHTEVWPAGVRRMVTDPTRTITSAHEALTVAETMLATSGVGFSGAGGNAVAAGGLWESQAAPPLACLLYAASPLGNCLGMPWVLDAVQDFGIDDGSGESEGDQPIPELGRPSWLTAYGLCEQPKLTAPLYAVIAGMDSRLRDSIKITVSKAVTPWLRLGLSVDEGAPYLSAVDRISMESFDVRMLDEPDATLFVIAPNTGSVAGAAVALIDSIIRHFRRKTANHQLTHRLLLELDEVCNACPLPDLLTYVGESAGLGVNILATVQASSHFDVVYGAKCAEALRDMFPGTLIMYGAHERHLLEQASHWLGETTRRTETYEYTGGSRSQSSQFGQSIGWQELLPQNREEAQLLQRGTAGERVLIPDWSEFLDIFDQAVQRRLKKAR
- the eccE gene encoding type VII secretion protein EccE, which encodes MRQRFVSARVAPRTVVTGEMVAGLVALALSTTLDSWPVAVAAGAALALLICVVTFRGRTVWQWVWRVMSWTRRRVRKLRPLQPVDVTLNEHTVGEHKVGVVIDGHTVCTMISVLGKPYIPTLLHADHTKTLNTVPISVIAQEMQRCGLSVDVDIVCEGSRTARDNYAELYEAALRGLPAAGQRSVTLVVRFDTRSDRVLPALLWRRDTIGAAVAASQRITRALCQANCRARLLTAEQMNEAVTASLGGPENATASYQDRWTNLQRGGKAYVTAYFFSAADVRSAELDDVWAYQSDHTTLVIALHSAPTGVRASALVRLTTVQPLASSPRLVLNPMAGRQWEALALTLPGRRRLSLPSTPVTAELNTAVVAGASGVLLGELRDAMLLMPMSDPAAPTRIAIQANDDQTIKRLIRRAAAAGEQVAVYDPTGRWTMTSASPRIWTTRDMTAQPPRPPTMVIHNGRVNNYPAARTSITVGDVPASAAADIRIEQRDERITVKTQRFRTTLRPVTFRNEDAYLR